A window of the Sporohalobacter salinus genome harbors these coding sequences:
- a CDS encoding LarC family nickel insertion protein, whose amino-acid sequence MKIAYFDLTELVDERVILGALVDLGFDFNKLEVKLGNQIFSEFGVELSKRIDLIRNDKGVRIKLNLESDLKYRELNYVKLKRIIDSIILNDEIKRQGIEIIQTLFMVEDRISIYKAVKSFIFTFGILLGIKELKIDKTYSSRIQLGTTPLADVLKLLKGKPIFSDNKDKRLVTKLGTAIIINIIDEFDQHPEMILCESGYGIGSKEQKLRISLGDTEDSKYNQDEIITIKANIDDMQQELYDYVMELLLNVGALDVYLTSIQMKKNRPAQQLTVLTDEENLTDLLEILFTETTTLGIRINKQQRYKLKREIRKVALKDKKVDVKLGFRGDELVNIAPEYDSCRQAAKDLDLPLKEVYRRVIMSIDKMNT is encoded by the coding sequence ATGAAAATAGCTTACTTTGATTTAACTGAACTGGTAGATGAAAGAGTTATTTTGGGAGCGTTAGTTGACTTAGGTTTTGATTTTAATAAGTTGGAAGTTAAATTAGGCAATCAAATTTTTAGTGAATTTGGAGTTGAATTATCAAAACGTATAGATTTAATTAGAAATGATAAAGGAGTAAGAATTAAATTAAATTTAGAATCTGATTTAAAATATAGAGAATTAAATTATGTAAAATTAAAGCGAATAATTGACTCTATAATTTTAAATGATGAGATTAAAAGACAAGGAATAGAGATTATTCAAACATTATTTATGGTTGAAGATAGGATTTCTATTTATAAAGCAGTTAAGAGTTTTATTTTTACTTTTGGTATTTTACTTGGAATTAAAGAACTAAAGATAGATAAAACTTATAGTTCAAGGATACAATTAGGTACTACTCCTCTAGCAGATGTGTTAAAGTTATTAAAAGGGAAACCAATTTTTTCTGACAATAAAGATAAGCGATTAGTGACTAAACTTGGAACTGCAATTATAATTAATATAATTGATGAATTTGATCAACATCCAGAAATGATTTTATGTGAGAGTGGTTATGGAATAGGATCTAAAGAGCAAAAATTAAGAATTTCGCTAGGAGATACTGAAGATTCTAAATATAACCAGGATGAAATAATTACAATTAAAGCTAATATAGATGATATGCAGCAAGAGCTGTATGACTATGTTATGGAACTTTTATTAAATGTTGGAGCTTTAGATGTCTATTTGACTTCGATTCAGATGAAGAAAAACCGACCAGCACAGCAATTGACAGTTTTAACAGATGAAGAAAATTTAACAGATTTGTTAGAGATTCTGTTTACTGAGACTACAACCTTGGGGATAAGGATTAATAAACAGCAGAGATATAAGCTTAAGCGTGAAATTAGAAAGGTTGCTCTAAAAGATAAGAAAGTAGATGTTAAGTTAGGATTTAGAGGAGATGAATTAGTGAATATTGCTCCAGAATATGACTCATGTAGACAAGCAGCTAAAGATTTAGATTTGCCATTAAAGGAAGTTTATCGTCGAGTGATAATGAGTATCGATAAAATGAATACATAA
- a CDS encoding HD domain-containing protein produces the protein MRRLNKLINSKEYNHYLQKNSQREDNRIFCKHNWQHFIDVARITYLLVLEEDLDKKILIEWQLEEKSSLKELIYTAAFLHDIGRWKQYDTGQDHAEVSANLAKDLLQEYGYDSLEEKIILTAIREHRDKPNSDKSILGQLLCRGDNLSRNCIRCSSREECKRIKNPTFKY, from the coding sequence ATGAGACGACTCAATAAGCTAATTAATAGTAAGGAGTACAATCATTATTTACAAAAAAATAGCCAGAGGGAAGATAACAGGATCTTTTGTAAACATAACTGGCAGCATTTTATTGATGTTGCTAGAATTACTTATCTGTTAGTATTAGAAGAAGATTTAGACAAAAAAATACTTATTGAGTGGCAGTTAGAAGAGAAAAGTTCTTTAAAAGAATTGATCTATACTGCAGCTTTTTTACATGATATTGGACGTTGGAAGCAATATGATACTGGTCAAGATCATGCGGAAGTGAGTGCAAATTTAGCTAAAGATTTATTACAGGAGTATGGATATGATTCTTTAGAAGAGAAGATAATTTTAACTGCAATTCGAGAACATAGAGATAAACCAAATAGTGACAAATCAATTTTAGGTCAGTTACTTTGTAGAGGAGATAATTTATCCCGTAATTGTATAAGATGTTCTAGTCGAGAAGAGTGTAAACGGATTAAGAACCCTACTTTTAAATATTAA